From one Cherax quadricarinatus isolate ZL_2023a chromosome 49, ASM3850222v1, whole genome shotgun sequence genomic stretch:
- the LOC138854115 gene encoding transposable element Tc1 transposase — MMDVTPVKRASIVTLRNANLSVRQIAKNLNLAKSTVGRILKRADDTGDCGTLRQGRCGRKRKTTPHDDKVIIRCSVNDPKKTSKDLQRDLASAGIIVDSSTIRRRLLEAGRIARKPGKKKLLTFAMKEKRLQWALDHKGWTTDEWRKVIFSDVTHFEVHGYRSSLEPLQDGHIQQAPKHPPKMFWGSFTAKGLGLLVIVEGTMNSDKYKAILATHLLPIVARDFPDGEGIFQQDLAPCHTSRKMLTFFEKSGLSILNWPGNSPDLNPIENLWAMTKCRVAEQDCSTVEKLIDTVIRTWYHDEELAKMCSTLVDSMPKRIAMLIKAKGSHISY, encoded by the coding sequence atgatggatgttacacctgtaaagcgtgcaagtattgtaacTCTTAGAAATGCCAATTTGAGTGTCAGACAGATCGCAAAAAATTTGAACCTAGCAAAATcgactgttggtcggattctgaagagagctgatgacactggtgattgtggaacaCTGCGTCAAGGAAGATGCGGAAGAAaacgcaagacaacacctcaTGATGACAAAGTTATCATAAgatgtagtgttaatgatcccaagaaaaccagcaaagatctacagagagatttggcttcagctggcataattgttgattcttcaactattcgacgaaggctccttgaagcTGGCAGAATTGCCAGAAAGCCAGGAAAGAAAAAATTATTGACTTTTGCTATGAAGGAAAAACGGCTGCagtgggcactcgatcataaaggatggacgacagatgaatggagaaaagttatattttcagatgtgACACATTTtgaggtacatgggtacagatcctctttggaacctcttcaggatggacacattcaacaagcaccaaaacacccacctaagatgttttggggtagttttactgctaaagggcTTGGActgcttgttattgttgagggtaCTATGAATAGTGataaatacaaggcaatcctggcaactcatttgcttcccattgtggctagagactttcctgatggagaaggcattttccaacAGGATCTTGCTccctgccacacttccagaaaaatgctgacattctttgAAAAGAGTGGGCTAAGCATTCTAAATTGGCcaggaaactctcctgacctcaacccaattgagaatTTATGGGCAATGACCAAATGCAGGGTCGCAGAACAGGACTGTTCCACTGTGGAAAAGCTAATTGAtactgttattaggacctggtaccatgatgaagaacttgccaaaatgtgttcaacattggtcgattctatgccaaagcgtatagcaatgcttataaaagcaaagggtagtcatatctcttattaa